One part of the Aliivibrio fischeri ATCC 7744 = JCM 18803 = DSM 507 genome encodes these proteins:
- a CDS encoding type II secretion system protein: MKKNRGFTLIELIVVIVILGILAVTAAPRFLSLQNDAHKSRAKGVFAEFTSGVNLYHAAWLTQGEPSVSSGVAVEYGDEKIFPSAEGFPLGTTNHQGIITGEGCGELWNALLNQDLTISEYKGDDFITSSTDIEYWYGSPVTGKPQACMYYYTSDITNKNQQGYRLNYFPSTGETIITTYNKGSK; this comes from the coding sequence ATGAAAAAAAATCGAGGATTTACACTCATAGAGTTGATCGTTGTTATTGTTATCTTAGGAATTTTAGCCGTTACGGCTGCACCACGGTTTTTAAGTTTGCAAAACGATGCTCATAAATCTAGAGCTAAAGGTGTCTTTGCCGAATTCACCTCTGGAGTTAATTTGTACCATGCTGCTTGGTTAACACAAGGTGAACCATCAGTCAGTTCAGGTGTAGCTGTAGAGTACGGAGACGAAAAGATATTTCCATCTGCTGAAGGGTTTCCACTCGGTACAACAAACCATCAAGGCATTATTACTGGTGAAGGTTGTGGTGAGCTTTGGAATGCATTATTAAATCAAGACTTAACTATTTCTGAATATAAAGGAGATGATTTTATTACTTCTAGTACAGATATAGAATATTGGTATGGCTCACCTGTTACAGGTAAACCACAAGCTTGTATGTATTACTATACATCAGATATCACAAATAAAAATCAGCAAGGTTATCGACTAAATTATTTCCCATCGACGGGAGAAACGATAATTACTACTTATAACAAAGGAAGTAAGTGA
- the dusC gene encoding tRNA dihydrouridine(16) synthase DusC, translating into MQVILGPMEGVLDHLMRELLTEINDYDFCVTEFVRVVDQLLPPHVFHRICPELLNDSKTKSGTPIRLQLLGQEPNWMAENAARAIELGSDGIDLNFGCPAKAVNKSRGGAALLKEPELIYQVVKACRDAVSKDKKVTAKIRLGWENPEECFVIADAIKQAGADELTIHARTKVDGYKAEEIKWDYINQVRQKIDIPIIANGEIWNYDDGQRCIAATGIDSLMVCRGAFNVPNLGNVVKHNHSKMPWPEVIALLIHYSKLQMAGDKGQYYSNRVKQWLVYLRQEYTEARDIFMDIRSHKKSEPIVARLNQELEKVS; encoded by the coding sequence ATGCAAGTAATACTAGGCCCTATGGAGGGCGTACTCGATCATTTAATGCGCGAGTTACTAACTGAAATTAATGATTACGATTTCTGTGTTACAGAGTTTGTTCGCGTTGTCGATCAACTGCTTCCCCCTCATGTATTTCATCGTATTTGTCCTGAGCTGCTAAATGACAGTAAAACCAAATCAGGCACCCCTATTCGTCTTCAGCTATTAGGTCAAGAACCTAACTGGATGGCAGAAAATGCTGCGAGAGCAATTGAACTTGGCTCTGACGGTATTGATCTGAATTTTGGCTGCCCAGCTAAAGCGGTAAACAAAAGTCGTGGCGGAGCTGCACTTTTAAAAGAGCCTGAGCTCATCTACCAAGTGGTTAAAGCCTGTCGAGATGCCGTAAGTAAAGATAAAAAAGTTACAGCTAAAATTCGTTTAGGCTGGGAAAACCCTGAAGAATGTTTTGTTATTGCCGACGCCATCAAACAAGCTGGAGCGGATGAACTAACCATTCACGCAAGAACCAAAGTAGATGGCTATAAAGCAGAAGAAATAAAATGGGATTACATTAACCAAGTTCGCCAAAAGATTGATATTCCAATTATCGCAAATGGTGAAATCTGGAACTATGATGACGGCCAACGCTGTATTGCAGCAACAGGAATCGATTCATTAATGGTATGCCGTGGCGCTTTTAATGTACCCAACTTAGGTAACGTAGTTAAACACAACCATTCAAAAATGCCTTGGCCTGAAGTCATTGCTTTGCTTATTCATTATTCGAAGCTTCAAATGGCGGGAGATAAAGGACAATATTACTCAAACCGAGTTAAGCAGTGGCTTGTTTATCTTCGTCAAGAGTACACCGAAGCAAGAGATATTTTTATGGATATTAGAAGCCATAAAAAATCAGAACCTATCGTTGCTCGTCTAAATCAAGAGCTAGAAAAAGTAAGCTAG
- the nhaB gene encoding Na(+)/H(+) antiporter NhaB, with amino-acid sequence MSISLGNAFIKNFLGKAPDWYKIAILSFLVINPLVFFFVDPFTAGWLLVVEFIFTLAMALKCYPLQPGGLLAIEAIAIGMTSPEQVKHELVANIEVLLLLVFMVAGIYFMKQLLLFIFTKILIGIKSKTALSVAFCFTAAFLSAFLDALTVIAVVISVAVGFYAIYHRVASGQGGSQTHDHTCDSDVDELTREDLEDYRAFLRSLLMHAGVGTALGGVMTMVGEPQNLIIADQAGWMFGEFIIRMLPITAPVFICGILTCIAVEKLGICGYGAKLPENVRKILEDYEAEERKNRTNIDNAKLIIQGLIAVWLIVGLALHLAAVGLIGLSVIILATAFTGVIEEHSMGKAFEEALPFTALLAVFFAVVAVIIDQELFKPIIDAVLAVEDKGAQLALFYVANGVLSMVSDNVFVGTVYINEVKAALMDGVITRNQFDLLAVAINTGTNLPSVATPNGQAAFLFLLTSALAPLIQLSYGRMVWMALPYTIVLALVGMFGIIFFLEPMTAMFYDLGWIAPGTIESATSAISSGH; translated from the coding sequence ATGTCTATTTCGCTAGGGAATGCATTTATCAAAAATTTTCTTGGTAAAGCCCCCGATTGGTACAAAATCGCAATACTTTCTTTTCTTGTAATCAACCCACTTGTTTTCTTCTTTGTAGATCCATTTACTGCAGGTTGGTTGCTTGTCGTTGAGTTTATTTTTACTCTTGCAATGGCGTTAAAATGTTACCCATTACAGCCTGGTGGTTTATTAGCTATAGAAGCAATTGCCATTGGTATGACAAGCCCAGAGCAAGTAAAGCATGAACTCGTAGCCAATATCGAAGTACTTTTACTACTCGTATTCATGGTTGCTGGTATCTACTTCATGAAGCAATTACTTCTATTTATCTTCACCAAGATACTTATTGGTATTAAATCAAAAACAGCGCTATCTGTTGCATTCTGTTTTACCGCTGCATTTTTGTCAGCTTTCCTTGATGCGTTAACGGTAATTGCGGTTGTAATTAGTGTTGCTGTTGGCTTCTATGCAATTTATCACCGTGTCGCATCTGGTCAAGGTGGTTCACAAACTCACGACCATACTTGTGATAGCGATGTTGATGAATTAACTCGTGAAGATTTAGAAGACTACCGTGCTTTTTTACGTAGCCTATTAATGCACGCAGGTGTTGGTACTGCTCTTGGCGGTGTAATGACAATGGTGGGCGAACCACAAAACTTGATCATTGCCGACCAAGCTGGTTGGATGTTTGGTGAATTCATTATCCGTATGCTTCCAATTACAGCACCAGTATTTATCTGCGGTATTTTAACTTGTATCGCTGTTGAAAAATTAGGTATTTGTGGCTACGGTGCAAAACTACCTGAAAACGTACGTAAAATCCTAGAAGACTACGAAGCTGAAGAACGTAAAAACCGTACTAATATCGATAACGCTAAATTAATCATCCAAGGTTTAATTGCAGTATGGTTAATTGTTGGTTTAGCACTTCATCTTGCGGCCGTTGGTCTAATTGGTTTATCAGTTATTATCCTTGCAACAGCATTTACAGGTGTTATTGAAGAACACTCTATGGGTAAAGCGTTTGAAGAGGCTCTTCCATTCACCGCCCTATTAGCCGTATTCTTTGCCGTTGTAGCTGTAATCATTGACCAAGAGCTATTTAAACCAATTATTGATGCAGTACTTGCTGTAGAAGATAAAGGCGCTCAATTAGCACTGTTCTATGTAGCAAATGGTGTTCTTTCGATGGTTTCAGATAACGTATTCGTTGGTACGGTTTACATTAATGAAGTAAAAGCAGCATTAATGGATGGCGTTATTACGCGTAATCAATTTGACTTACTAGCTGTAGCTATCAATACCGGTACAAACTTACCGTCTGTTGCAACACCAAATGGTCAAGCTGCTTTCCTATTCCTATTAACGTCTGCTCTTGCTCCGTTAATTCAATTATCATACGGTCGTATGGTATGGATGGCTCTTCCTTATACAATTGTATTAGCACTTGTTGGTATGTTTGGTATCATTTTCTTCCTTGAACCTATGACAGCAATGTTCTACGATCTTGGCTGGATTGCACCTGGAACAATAGAAAGTGCAACTTCTGCGATTTCTAGTGGTCATTAA
- a CDS encoding DUF5718 family protein gives MFKDAIGFGVAGNFAGHLEQAGEATDFLNVKVENNIQPKALFPFYVPSQHAGFLSQYPLSSDTIIPPNDADNLQIEPEVAIVFDISYQDNKVVALTPVKFAAYNDCSIRKPNAKKISEKKNWGAETKGISQDFIELSSFTKGCELDKYRIASFHMRNGELNRYGEDSAAIDYSYFHEQLNDWIIDKMNNQKDEGPAENLSIYLANASYPKQAIISIGATRYTPYGEINFLKSGDKSIVVVYDGDKYTSDEIETMAKMNSFEKLGISLLSQQVI, from the coding sequence ATGTTTAAAGATGCAATCGGTTTTGGGGTGGCAGGTAATTTCGCGGGTCATTTAGAGCAAGCTGGCGAAGCAACTGATTTTTTAAATGTGAAAGTTGAGAACAATATTCAACCGAAAGCATTGTTTCCTTTTTATGTTCCATCACAACATGCTGGTTTCTTATCTCAATACCCATTATCTTCTGATACTATTATTCCGCCAAATGATGCGGATAATCTGCAAATTGAACCAGAAGTTGCAATCGTTTTTGATATTAGCTATCAAGACAATAAAGTGGTGGCACTGACTCCAGTTAAATTTGCTGCATACAATGACTGCTCAATAAGAAAACCCAATGCAAAAAAAATCAGTGAAAAGAAAAATTGGGGGGCAGAGACCAAAGGTATTTCTCAAGATTTCATCGAATTGTCATCATTTACTAAAGGTTGTGAGTTAGATAAATACCGTATTGCTAGTTTTCATATGAGAAATGGTGAGCTTAATCGATACGGAGAAGACAGCGCGGCGATTGATTATAGTTACTTTCATGAGCAATTAAATGATTGGATTATCGATAAAATGAATAATCAAAAAGATGAAGGACCTGCGGAGAATTTATCTATTTATTTGGCTAATGCTAGTTACCCTAAGCAGGCAATTATTAGTATTGGAGCGACAAGATACACTCCATACGGCGAGATTAATTTTTTAAAGTCAGGTGATAAAAGCATTGTTGTCGTTTATGATGGTGACAAATACACAAGTGACGAAATCGAAACAATGGCAAAAATGAATTCGTTTGAAAAATTAGGTATTTCGTTGTTAAGTCAACAGGTTATCTAA
- a CDS encoding H-NS family histone-like protein — translation MSDTIKTLLNLRSLRALSREMTLEQLEEALEKLQSVVAERQESEAEERAQLAEKQAKLEEFRQMMIDSGIAPEDLLDTMSATTVKTKQKRAPRPAKYKFQDHAGEEKTWTGQGRTPSALQAQLDAGKKLEEFLI, via the coding sequence ATGTCTGATACAATTAAAACGCTGCTTAACCTACGCAGCCTACGTGCTTTATCTCGCGAAATGACTTTAGAACAACTAGAAGAAGCATTAGAAAAACTTCAATCTGTTGTTGCTGAACGCCAAGAATCTGAAGCTGAAGAGCGTGCTCAACTAGCTGAAAAACAAGCTAAACTTGAAGAATTCCGTCAAATGATGATCGACAGCGGTATCGCTCCTGAAGATCTATTAGACACAATGTCAGCTACGACAGTAAAAACAAAACAAAAACGTGCACCTCGCCCTGCAAAATATAAATTCCAAGATCACGCTGGTGAAGAGAAAACATGGACAGGCCAAGGCCGTACTCCTTCAGCTCTTCAAGCGCAACTTGATGCTGGTAAAAAACTAGAAGAGTTTTTAATCTAA
- the fadR gene encoding fatty acid metabolism transcriptional regulator FadR — protein MVIKAKSPAAFAEKYIIESIWNGRFPPGSILPAERELSELIGVTRTTLREVLQRLARDGWLTIQHGKPTKVNNYMETSGLHILDTLMTLVDANNATSIVEDLLAARTNISCIFMRQAFKTNKEGSLRTLNRVIESCEQLLAAESWDSFIEASPFGAKIKAEVKEDNEKDPAKREEILIAKTFNYYDYMLFQGVAFKSGNQIYGLIFNGLKKLYVRVGSYYFSNSEARELALQFYRDLKLICEEERKDAVMPRMRQYGMEGNLIWNEMKLNLPSNFREDDS, from the coding sequence ATGGTTATTAAGGCAAAAAGTCCTGCAGCATTCGCTGAAAAGTACATTATTGAAAGTATTTGGAATGGTCGTTTCCCACCAGGCTCAATTTTACCCGCTGAGCGAGAGCTTTCTGAATTAATTGGTGTAACGAGAACGACATTACGAGAAGTATTACAGCGTTTAGCTCGTGATGGTTGGTTGACAATTCAACATGGTAAACCAACAAAAGTGAACAATTATATGGAAACCTCTGGTTTACATATTTTAGATACATTAATGACATTAGTTGATGCTAATAATGCGACTTCAATCGTTGAAGACTTATTGGCTGCTCGTACTAACATTAGCTGTATTTTCATGAGACAAGCATTCAAGACAAATAAAGAAGGTTCTTTAAGAACACTTAATCGTGTTATTGAATCGTGTGAACAGTTACTTGCTGCAGAAAGTTGGGATAGTTTCATAGAAGCATCCCCATTCGGAGCAAAAATTAAAGCTGAAGTGAAAGAAGATAACGAAAAAGATCCTGCAAAACGTGAAGAGATCTTGATTGCTAAAACCTTCAACTATTATGATTATATGCTTTTCCAAGGTGTTGCTTTTAAATCTGGCAATCAAATTTATGGGCTTATCTTTAATGGTTTGAAAAAGCTTTATGTACGAGTAGGTAGTTACTACTTCTCTAACTCTGAAGCGCGAGAGTTAGCTTTACAGTTTTATCGTGACTTAAAGCTTATTTGCGAAGAAGAACGCAAAGATGCAGTAATGCCTAGAATGCGCCAGTACGGTATGGAAGGTAATTTGATTTGGAATGAAATGAAATTAAATTTACCAAGCAACTTTAGAGAAGATGATAGTTAA
- a CDS encoding sensor domain-containing diguanylate cyclase — protein sequence MPKFNLKHIFLIPTLFLVLIVGFILNNHMNSVQRQVNREYDRIINSLQRSIKVIISLDYNISQLYKQNQGSFYNHNFEIKKDSGLCVIRPSENLDAVMAEQDISVAEGRLDYSIAGKKDLCDPSSEVYEIASKKVSLAPVISFIHDYESYLHGIYFISKYNYIISSPKEIAENLSQKTLDVIYSRPYWKNSMKNDSEKYITFTPPYTDAFFDGLEVLTFSTPIYYKGIFKGVLVIDLSVEKLLRSSNEISQHIQLLNSAEYKRFEQYRFMQPVNLDFTDFTYFLYYKTSIKEELKGFLVHDSNSLILTLVMYILSLLSMFYYQSRVSQKYYRDLAKQDPMTGLYNRRGFEMSLQDRVVKKYVGFAIYDIDDFKQINDVFGHDVGDEAIKYVARMLNKSVRDSDIVSRFGGEEFVICINAESRNSLESVCERVRKSIQDSSGKVVKGGFTVSGGVTVIDSHQEFSFEHVIKKADALLYKAKQDGKNRVYFS from the coding sequence ATGCCGAAATTTAATTTAAAACATATCTTTCTTATACCAACACTATTCTTAGTGTTGATCGTAGGTTTTATTTTAAATAACCACATGAACTCCGTACAACGTCAAGTTAATCGAGAGTATGATCGTATTATAAATTCACTTCAACGTTCAATTAAAGTAATTATTTCTTTGGATTACAATATTTCGCAGCTATATAAGCAAAATCAAGGTAGTTTTTATAATCACAACTTTGAAATTAAGAAAGATAGTGGCCTTTGTGTTATTCGTCCAAGCGAAAATTTAGATGCGGTAATGGCAGAGCAAGACATTTCAGTTGCAGAAGGACGCCTTGATTATAGTATCGCTGGTAAAAAAGATTTATGTGATCCATCGTCTGAAGTATATGAAATAGCATCTAAGAAAGTGAGCCTTGCTCCTGTCATTTCTTTTATCCATGATTATGAAAGCTACCTTCATGGGATCTATTTCATTTCAAAATATAATTATATTATCTCTTCACCAAAAGAGATTGCTGAGAATTTATCGCAAAAAACGCTTGATGTTATTTATTCTCGACCATACTGGAAAAACAGTATGAAAAACGACAGTGAAAAATACATTACGTTTACGCCTCCATATACTGATGCATTTTTTGACGGGCTTGAAGTATTAACTTTTTCAACACCTATATACTATAAAGGTATATTCAAAGGTGTGTTAGTTATTGATCTTTCAGTTGAAAAGCTTTTGCGTTCATCAAATGAAATATCACAGCATATCCAGTTGCTCAATAGTGCTGAATATAAGCGATTTGAACAATATCGTTTTATGCAGCCAGTTAATTTAGATTTCACTGACTTTACCTACTTCTTATATTATAAAACATCGATAAAAGAAGAGTTGAAGGGCTTTCTTGTGCATGACTCTAATTCGTTAATTTTAACGTTAGTGATGTACATCTTATCTTTACTATCTATGTTCTATTACCAAAGTAGGGTATCTCAAAAATACTACCGTGATTTGGCTAAGCAAGATCCAATGACAGGCCTGTATAATCGTCGCGGTTTTGAGATGAGCTTACAAGACCGTGTAGTGAAGAAGTACGTTGGTTTTGCTATTTACGATATTGATGACTTCAAACAAATTAATGATGTGTTTGGACATGATGTGGGTGACGAGGCAATTAAATATGTCGCGAGAATGCTGAATAAGAGTGTACGTGATAGTGATATTGTATCTCGATTTGGCGGTGAAGAGTTTGTTATCTGTATCAATGCTGAATCAAGAAATAGCTTAGAAAGTGTCTGTGAGCGTGTAAGGAAGTCAATTCAGGATTCATCAGGAAAAGTGGTTAAAGGCGGCTTTACTGTTTCTGGTGGTGTTACGGTAATTGATTCACATCAAGAGTTTTCTTTTGAACATGTAATCAAGAAAGCCGATGCCTTGCTTTATAAGGCTAAACAAGACGGCAAAAACCGAGTTTACTTCTCATAA
- a CDS encoding Na+/H+ antiporter NhaC family protein, translating to MNLADFSNSPISILPPLIALGLAILTRRVLLSLGVGIVLGAILLSSFSVSGTASYVFSSVKGVFIDGGSINSWNMSIVAFLILLGMTTALLTLSGGTRAFAEWAQTRIKSKRGAKLLAAFLGVFIFVDDYFNSLAVGSISRPVTDRFYVSRAKLAYILDSTAAPMCVLMPASSWGAYIITIIGGILVSHGVTEYSALGAYVRLIPMNFYAVFALLMVFAVVWFQLDVGPMRHHENEAARGNGFDDQAVNSESKDLNEELNIVESETGKVSDLIFPIITLIVATISFMVYTGGEALAADGKAFNILGAFENTDVGASLCYGGLIGLASALITVFRQGLSVKDIGMTMWIGAKSMFGAILILFFAWTIGSVIGDMKTGTYLSSLAQGSIGIHWIPVILFLLSGIMAFSTGTSWGTFGIMLPIAGDMAGATDIALILPMLGAVLAGSVFGDHCSPISDTTILSSTGARCCHIDHVSTQLPYALSIAAVSAVGYIVLGFTSSVLVAFAGVSVAFVLACFALMMMSKRRSATA from the coding sequence ATGAACTTAGCTGATTTTTCAAATTCTCCAATTTCAATCTTGCCCCCGCTTATAGCTTTGGGTTTGGCAATTTTAACTCGCCGAGTATTACTTTCTCTTGGTGTAGGTATCGTGTTAGGCGCTATTTTGCTGTCTAGCTTTTCCGTATCAGGAACCGCTTCTTATGTGTTTAGTTCTGTTAAAGGTGTTTTCATCGATGGCGGTTCAATTAACTCATGGAATATGAGCATTGTTGCTTTCCTTATATTATTAGGAATGACAACAGCTTTATTAACTCTTTCAGGTGGCACACGTGCTTTTGCTGAATGGGCACAGACAAGAATTAAAAGTAAACGCGGCGCAAAACTACTTGCAGCTTTTTTAGGCGTGTTTATTTTTGTTGATGATTACTTTAATAGCTTAGCCGTTGGTTCAATATCCCGCCCTGTTACTGACCGTTTTTATGTATCACGTGCTAAATTAGCTTATATTCTAGATTCAACAGCTGCTCCAATGTGTGTATTAATGCCAGCATCAAGTTGGGGTGCGTACATCATTACAATTATTGGTGGCATTTTAGTTTCACATGGTGTGACTGAATATTCTGCTCTAGGTGCTTATGTTCGTTTAATTCCAATGAACTTTTACGCTGTATTTGCACTATTAATGGTATTCGCTGTTGTTTGGTTCCAACTTGATGTGGGCCCAATGCGTCACCACGAAAATGAAGCCGCTCGTGGTAATGGTTTTGATGATCAAGCCGTTAATTCTGAATCGAAAGATTTAAATGAAGAATTAAATATTGTTGAGAGTGAAACAGGTAAAGTTTCTGACTTAATTTTCCCAATTATTACATTAATTGTCGCAACGATCTCTTTCATGGTTTATACCGGCGGCGAAGCGTTAGCCGCAGATGGTAAAGCGTTTAATATATTAGGCGCATTTGAAAATACCGATGTTGGTGCTTCACTTTGTTACGGTGGTTTAATTGGTCTAGCATCTGCGCTAATTACTGTATTCCGTCAAGGTCTGTCAGTTAAAGATATAGGCATGACAATGTGGATTGGTGCGAAATCAATGTTTGGCGCTATTCTAATTCTATTCTTTGCTTGGACTATTGGTTCAGTTATCGGTGATATGAAAACTGGTACATACTTATCGAGTTTGGCACAAGGTAGCATTGGTATTCACTGGATCCCTGTAATCTTGTTCTTATTGTCAGGAATTATGGCATTCAGTACTGGTACATCATGGGGTACTTTCGGCATTATGTTACCAATCGCTGGTGATATGGCTGGCGCTACCGATATCGCATTAATTCTTCCTATGTTAGGTGCGGTTTTAGCTGGTTCCGTATTTGGTGATCACTGTTCACCGATTTCAGATACTACGATTCTGTCTTCGACAGGTGCGCGTTGTTGTCATATTGATCACGTATCAACTCAACTACCTTATGCATTATCCATTGCAGCGGTTTCAGCTGTTGGCTATATCGTACTTGGTTTTACAAGTTCAGTATTGGTGGCGTTTGCTGGTGTAAGTGTTGCATTTGTTTTAGCGTGTTTTGCTTTAATGATGATGTCGAAAAGACGCTCAGCAACAGCATAA
- a CDS encoding MipA/OmpV family protein, translating into MNILVSRSVFFLLVLFNSSANAKISQWSLGAAAAYSPSFYKETPSNTTIIPMIGYEGEHLFLRGFSGGYRLKPVGSPQNIIFRFVYDPRTFKPNDSNDAAMQKLDERKSTVLGGVSYQMITHVGIVEFTGGTDIGRTHNGFYAEAAWRLPLRGKGWAITPSLGYSYNSEKLNNHLYGVSNEEALRTGVDQFDADWDGQFFIGLSTYFHITPNVRVTGGLRYVNLEGNLENSPMIEHTTSSTGNVGIAYVF; encoded by the coding sequence GTGAATATATTAGTAAGTCGCTCTGTTTTTTTTCTTCTGGTGTTATTCAATAGCAGTGCTAATGCAAAAATTTCACAATGGTCTCTTGGTGCCGCCGCTGCATATTCACCTTCCTTTTATAAAGAGACGCCTTCGAATACAACAATTATTCCTATGATTGGTTATGAGGGGGAACATTTATTTCTGAGAGGGTTTAGTGGTGGTTATCGTCTAAAACCAGTAGGCTCACCTCAAAATATAATATTTCGATTTGTCTATGATCCTAGAACGTTTAAGCCCAATGATTCAAATGATGCTGCAATGCAAAAATTAGATGAACGTAAGAGTACTGTGCTTGGCGGGGTGAGCTATCAGATGATTACTCATGTTGGCATTGTTGAATTTACAGGGGGAACAGACATAGGTCGTACTCATAATGGTTTTTATGCAGAAGCGGCTTGGCGTTTACCATTAAGAGGAAAAGGGTGGGCAATTACACCATCATTAGGGTATTCATATAATAGTGAGAAATTAAATAATCATTTATACGGAGTATCCAATGAAGAAGCGTTACGAACTGGAGTTGACCAATTTGATGCAGATTGGGATGGACAGTTTTTTATTGGATTATCGACTTATTTCCACATTACACCAAATGTTCGAGTGACTGGTGGTTTGCGTTATGTGAATCTTGAGGGTAACTTAGAAAACAGTCCAATGATTGAGCATACAACGAGTTCAACTGGTAATGTCGGTATAGCGTACGTGTTCTAG
- the dsbB gene encoding disulfide bond formation protein DsbB — translation MQALNHFSRIRLSWFLLLLCIIFFEASALTFQHIMKLPPCVMCIYERVAMMGIGGAAIIGLLNPNNLIIRWCGFIAWGISAGWGLKLALEHVDFQLNPSPFSTCDLFVTFPSWAPLNKWAPWMFEAYGDCSKIVWQFLTLTMPQWLVIIFAGNLIALAIFVIAQFFNKK, via the coding sequence ATGCAAGCCCTTAATCATTTCTCACGCATTCGCCTATCTTGGTTTCTGCTACTACTTTGTATTATCTTTTTCGAAGCATCTGCACTAACCTTTCAACACATAATGAAACTTCCACCTTGCGTCATGTGTATTTATGAGCGTGTTGCTATGATGGGAATTGGTGGCGCTGCTATTATTGGTTTATTAAATCCAAATAACCTTATTATTCGCTGGTGTGGTTTTATCGCATGGGGGATCAGTGCAGGATGGGGACTCAAACTTGCTCTTGAACATGTTGATTTCCAATTAAACCCTTCACCATTTTCAACTTGCGATTTATTTGTGACCTTCCCTTCATGGGCTCCATTAAATAAATGGGCACCATGGATGTTTGAAGCTTATGGTGACTGCAGCAAAATCGTATGGCAATTTTTAACGCTAACGATGCCTCAGTGGTTAGTTATTATTTTTGCAGGTAACTTAATTGCTTTGGCTATTTTTGTTATCGCACAATTCTTCAATAAAAAATAA
- a CDS encoding YecA family protein, whose amino-acid sequence MKYQLISLSDADLSCTNVFLEGAVLAANMATKPLEPEVWLNGLVGTDVTLNIKNAVIHQIEQQYTLLKRNEYEIATLIDIENVDLLADFAEGFMSVWPLIEDMWAEVSIGDGTSRMLSALLTTLMLALDEEQTQAQMKEAGIDTPPTLKGMLPQLDMMILEVAMAADELQIGYKGQKVNPYKNIGRNDACPCNSGKKFKQCCGK is encoded by the coding sequence ATGAAGTACCAATTAATTTCTCTAAGTGATGCAGATTTAAGCTGCACAAATGTATTTCTTGAAGGTGCTGTACTTGCTGCAAATATGGCAACAAAACCTTTAGAGCCAGAAGTATGGTTGAATGGTCTTGTTGGTACTGATGTAACTTTGAATATTAAAAATGCAGTTATTCATCAAATTGAACAGCAATACACATTACTTAAACGAAATGAATATGAAATTGCTACTTTGATTGATATTGAAAACGTTGACTTATTGGCTGATTTTGCTGAAGGTTTTATGAGTGTATGGCCTTTAATTGAAGATATGTGGGCTGAGGTAAGTATTGGTGATGGTACATCTCGTATGTTATCAGCACTACTAACAACGTTAATGCTTGCGCTTGATGAAGAACAAACACAAGCTCAAATGAAAGAAGCGGGGATTGATACACCTCCTACTCTAAAAGGTATGCTTCCACAATTAGATATGATGATTCTTGAAGTCGCAATGGCTGCTGATGAGTTACAGATTGGCTATAAAGGCCAGAAAGTCAATCCATATAAAAATATCGGTCGCAATGATGCTTGTCCGTGCAATAGCGGTAAGAAATTTAAACAATGTTGTGGTAAATAA